A part of Prionailurus viverrinus isolate Anna chromosome E1, UM_Priviv_1.0, whole genome shotgun sequence genomic DNA contains:
- the AATK gene encoding serine/threonine-protein kinase LMTK1 isoform X6, which produces MEFCPMGDLKGYLRSCRLAESMAPDPLTLQRMACEVACGVLHLHRNNYVHSDLALRNCLLAADLTVKIGDYGLSHGKYREDYFVTADQLWVPLRWIAPELVDEVHCNLLVVDQTKASNVWSLGVTIWELFELGAQPYPHHSDRQVLAYAVREQQLKLPKPQLQLTLSDRWYEVMQFCWLQPEQRPTAEEVHLLLSYLCAKGATEAEEEFERRWRSLRPGGGGAGPGLAGLALGGAGELASASSFPLLEQFAGDGFHADGDDVLTVTETSRGLNFEYKWEAGRGAEAFPPPGAAASPSRTACLQELCAADGAPPGVVPVLSAHSPSVGSEYFIRLEEPIPAAGHDPDCAGCTLSPHAVDLLPDGGDQDNDSEGSAATSLAMEPLLGHVPPPEGSWGRCDYYLHGSCAREPSCPLSSPSPGTLVLAEPREEDADWGTAAFCPPFLEDPVGTSPSGGEEMGATEACRAAQPRHWSSNVSANNSGSRAPGSWDPGHVAGCMDCCPGPEHTLRAAPELGGPLALEDPTEPLLGSKGASSGQELGRCFGLPHLCPAEGLAPAICLVTSSRTEAAISQANSPQMEPRLAEEAEGSARPQLPLSSVPAPSQEGALLPAEAVSALDTLPALPTPAGSWETATEAAQTPDSYRVSPELGAPISEDEDMTEATSGVFADLSSDGPLAEKPDVTLAFRSLQKQAGTPDSGDSLDIPPSAGDGGGCEVFSPSGIGTPGGQPRALDSGYDTENYESPEFVLKEAHEPCEPEACGELVSEEDSPGPETQLSTSLGGLGQKNPYRDSAYFSDLDTEPDCTSGPQEKGGGDLTSRLELDLESSGLRAAQPSPESGVAGGTRGTGPREVLPLLPEDFSPGPSTCPEGPRPDPPWPQGPAQGPPVPSPGGSKIFLLTPVPLSSESHLPELQEAPVLPSGPAQQERTGSPGAPRTPLCLALPGLPAAPEGRSEEEEEDSEESDESDEELRCYSIQEPSEESEEEAPPVPVVVAESQSARNLRSLLKIPSLLSEAFCEDLERKKKAVSFFDDVTVYLFDQESPTRELGEPFPGAKESPPAFLAGGPRSPSAPGRPRRADRSPDGSAAEEGGGLAWDDGFPPTPAPEAARPAPAAPPKQTTPGPFSRFTVSPAPASRFSITHVSDSDAGSVGGPVAGAGGNCKEA; this is translated from the exons ATGGAGTTCTGCCCCATG GGGGACCTCAAGGGCTACCTGCGAAGCTGCCGGCTGGCGGAGTCCATGGCGCCCGATCCCCTGACCCTGCAGCGCATGGCCTGCGAGGTGGCCTGTGGAGTCCTGCACCTGCATCGCAACAACTATGTGCACAG TGACCTGGCCCTCAGGAACTGCCTGCTCGCGGCCGACCTGACGGTGAAAATCGGCGACTACGGCCTGTCCCACGGCAAATACAGA GAAGACTACTTTGTGACTGCCGACCAGCTGTGGGTACCGCTGCGCTGGATCGCGCCCGAGCTGGTGGACGAGGTGCACTGTAACCTGCTGGTGGTGGACCAGACCAAGGCCAGCAACGTGTG GTCCCTGGGCGTGACCATCTGGGAGCTCTTTGAGCTGGGCGCACAGCCCTACCCCCACCACTCCGACCGGCAGGTGCTGGCCTACGCAGTCCGAGAGCAGCAGCTGAAGCTCCCCAAGCCCCAGCTGCAGCTGACGCTGTCTGACCGCTG GTACGAGGTGATGCAGTTCTGCTGGCTGCAGCCTGAACAGCGGCCCACGGCCGAGGAGGTGCACCTGCTGCTGTCCTACCTCTGTGCCAAGGGCGCCACTGAGGCGGAGGAAGAATTTGAGCGGCGCTGGCGCTCGCTGCGGCCAGGCGGGGGTGGCgcaggccctgggctggcagGCCTGGCTCTGGGGGGCGCGGGCGAGCTGGCCTCCGCCTCGTCCTTCCCGCTGCTGGAGCAGTTCGCAGGCGACGGCTTCCACGCGGACGGGGACGACGTGCTGACGGTGACCGAGACGAGTCGCGGCCTCAACTTCGAGTACAAGTGGGAAGCGGGCCGCGGCGCCGAGGCCTTCCCACCCCCCGGGGCTGCAGCGAGCCCTAGCCGCACCGCTTGCCTGCAGGAGCTGTGTGCCGCTGACGGTGCGCCCCCGGGCGTGGTGCCTGTGCTCAGTGCGCACAGCCCCTCGGTGGGCAGCGAGTACTTCATCCGGCTGGAGGAGCCGATACCCGCCGCCGGCCACGACCCTGACTGCGCCGGCTGCACCCTCAGCCCCCATGCCGTGGACCTGCTCCCCGATGGTGGTGACCAGGACAATGACTCGGAGGGCAGCGCGGCCACCTCGCTGGCCATGGAGCCCCTGCTGGGCCATGTGCCACCCCCAGAGGGGTCCTGGGGCCGCTGTGACTACTACCTGCATGGGAGCTGTGCCCGGGAACCGTCCTGTCCTCTGAGCTCGCCTTCACCCGGGACCCTCGTGCTGGCGGAGCCCAGGGAGGAGGACGCCGACTGGGGCACAGCTGCCTTCTGCCCACCCTTCTTGGAGGACCCAGTGGGCACGTCCCCCTCGGGCGGGGAGGAGATGGGGGCCACCGAGGCCTGCAGGGCCGCCCAGCCCAGACACTGGAGCTCCAACGTGTCCGCCAACAACAGTGGCAGCCGAGCACCAGGCTCCTGGGACCCGGGACACGTGGCTGGCTGCATGGACTGCTGCCCTGGCCCAGAGCACACCTTACGGGCTGCCCCGGAGCTAGGCGGTCCCCTGGCCCTAGAGGACCCCACAGAGCCTCTCCTTGGGTCAAAGGGGGCCTCCTCTGGCCAGGAGCTAGGCCGCTGCTTTGGCCTTCCTCATCTGTGTCCTGCTGAGGGCCTGGCACCAGCCATCTGCCTGGTGACGTCCTCCCGGACAGAGGCAGCCATTAGCCAGGCTAACAGCCCCCAGATGGAGCCCAGGCTTGCTGAGGAAGCTGAGGGCTCTGCCAGACCTCAGCTACCCCTTTCCTCTGTCCCAGCCCCATCCCAAGAGGGAGCCCTGCTTCCTGCCGAGGCGGTCAGTGCCCTCGACACCCTGCCCGCCTTGCCCACGcctgctggcagctgggagacTGCCACGGAGGCAGCCCAGACCCCAGACAGCTACAGGGTTTCCCCTGAGCTGGGGGCGCCCATCAGTGAGGATGAGGACATGACAGAGGCCACTTCTGGTGTCTTCGCTGATTTGTCCAGCGATGGCCCACTGGCTGAGAAGCCAGACGTGACTCTGGCCTTCCGCTCTTTGCAGAAGCAGGCGGGGACCCCTGACTCTGGGGACTCCCTGGATATCCCACCTTCAGCCGGTGATGGTGGTGGCTGTGAGGTCTTCAGCCCATCAGGTATTGGCACTCCCGGCGGGCAGCCCCGAGCCCTGGACAGTGGCTATGACACAGAGAACTACGAGTCCCCTGAGTTTGTGCTCAAGGAGGCACACGAGCCATGTGAGCCTGAGGCCTGTGGGGAGCTGGTCTCCGAGGAGGACAGCCCTGGGCCTGAGACTCAGCTCTCCACCTCTCTTGGTGGCCTTGGCCAGAAGAACCCCTACCGTGACTCAGCCTACTTTTCGGACCTGGATACAGAGCCTGACTGCACTTCGGGCCcccaggagaagggaggaggtgaCTTGACCTCCAGGTTAGAGCTGGACCTGGAGAGCTCTGGGCTGCGGGCCGCACAGCCCTCCCCTGAGTCTGGTGTGGCTGGGGGGACGCGAGGCACTGGTCCCAGAGAGGTGCTGCCGCTGCTGCCTGAGGACTTTTCTCCAGGGCCAAGTACATGCCCGGAGGGCCCCAGACCGGACCCTCCCTGGCCCCAGGGCCCCGCCCAAGGGCCTCCAGTGCCCAGCCCCGGGGGTTCCAAGATTTTCCTGCTGACCCCAGTCCCGCTGAGCTCAGAGAGCCACCTCCCTGAGCTCCAGGAGGCCCCAGTACTGCCGTCCGGACCCGCCCAGCAGGAACGGACAGGGAGCCCGGGTGCCCCCAGGACCCCACTCTGCCTGGCCCTGCCGGGACTGCCCGCAGCCCCGGAGGGCCGGtcggaggaggaagaggaggacagcGAGGAGAGCGATGAGTCGGATGAAGAGCTCCGCTGCTACAGCATCCAGGAGCCCAGCGAGGAGAGCGAGGAAGAGGCGCCTCCCGTGCCCGTGGTGGTGGCCGAGAGCCAGAGCGCGCGCAACCTGCGCAGTCTGCTCAAGATACCCAGCCTGTTGTCGGAGGCCTTCTGCGAGGACCTGGAGCGCAAGAAGAAAGCCGTGTCCTTCTTCGACGACGTCACCGTCTACCTCTTCGACCAG GAAAGCCCCACCCGGGAGCTCGGGGAACCCTTCCCTGGAGCCAAGGAGTCACCCCCCGCATTCCTGGCGGGCGGCCCCCGCTCCCCCAGCGCCCCCGGCCGGCCGCGGCGGGCAGACCGCTCCCCCGACGGCTCCGCGGCGGAAGAGG GTGGAGGGCTCGCGTGGGACGACGGCTTCCCGCCGACGCCGGCCCCGGAGGCCGCCCGGCCGGCTCCCGCCGCGCCTCCCAAGCAGACCACACCCGGCCCCTTCTCGCGCTTCACCGTGTCGCCTGCGCCCGCGTCCCGCTTCTCCATTACGCACGTCTCCGACTCGGACGCCGGGTCCGTGGGAG GCCCTGTAGCCGGTGCCGGGGGCAACTGTAAAGAGGCTTGA
- the AATK gene encoding serine/threonine-protein kinase LMTK1 isoform X5, with the protein MAKQPGRSVQLLKSTDLGRHSLLYLEEVGHGWFGKVFLGEVNSGISSTQVVVKELKASASVQEQTQFLEEAQPYRASPLPRPPAPSCPEFESGGQPVGSRRALQHSNLLQCLAQCAEVTPYLLVMEFCPMGDLKGYLRSCRLAESMAPDPLTLQRMACEVACGVLHLHRNNYVHSDLALRNCLLAADLTVKIGDYGLSHGKYREDYFVTADQLWVPLRWIAPELVDEVHCNLLVVDQTKASNVWSLGVTIWELFELGAQPYPHHSDRQVLAYAVREQQLKLPKPQLQLTLSDRWYEVMQFCWLQPEQRPTAEEVHLLLSYLCAKGATEAEEEFERRWRSLRPGGGGAGPGLAGLALGGAGELASASSFPLLEQFAGDGFHADGDDVLTVTETSRGLNFEYKWEAGRGAEAFPPPGAAASPSRTACLQELCAADGAPPGVVPVLSAHSPSVGSEYFIRLEEPIPAAGHDPDCAGCTLSPHAVDLLPDGGDQDNDSEGSAATSLAMEPLLGHVPPPEGSWGRCDYYLHGSCAREPSCPLSSPSPGTLVLAEPREEDADWGTAAFCPPFLEDPVGTSPSGGEEMGATEACRAAQPRHWSSNVSANNSGSRAPGSWDPGHVAGCMDCCPGPEHTLRAAPELGGPLALEDPTEPLLGSKGASSGQELGRCFGLPHLCPAEGLAPAICLVTSSRTEAAISQANSPQMEPRLAEEAEGSARPQLPLSSVPAPSQEGALLPAEAVSALDTLPALPTPAGSWETATEAAQTPDSYRVSPELGAPISEDEDMTEATSGVFADLSSDGPLAEKPDVTLAFRSLQKQAGTPDSGDSLDIPPSAGDGGGCEVFSPSGIGTPGGQPRALDSGYDTENYESPEFVLKEAHEPCEPEACGELVSEEDSPGPETQLSTSLGGLGQKNPYRDSAYFSDLDTEPDCTSGPQEKGGGDLTSRLELDLESSGLRAAQPSPESGVAGGTRGTGPREVLPLLPEDFSPGPSTCPEGPRPDPPWPQGPAQGPPVPSPGGSKIFLLTPVPLSSESHLPELQEAPVLPSGPAQQERTGSPGAPRTPLCLALPGLPAAPEGRSEEEEEDSEESDESDEELRCYSIQEPSEESEEEAPPVPVVVAESQSARNLRSLLKIPSLLSEAFCEDLERKKKAVSFFDDVTVYLFDQESPTRELGEPFPGAKESPPAFLAGGPRSPSAPGRPRRADRSPDGSAAEEGGGLAWDDGFPPTPAPEAARPAPAAPPKQTTPGPFSRFTVSPAPASRFSITHVSDSDAGSVGGPVAGAGGNCKEA; encoded by the exons GACCCCCTACCTGCTGGTGATGGAGTTCTGCCCCATG GGGGACCTCAAGGGCTACCTGCGAAGCTGCCGGCTGGCGGAGTCCATGGCGCCCGATCCCCTGACCCTGCAGCGCATGGCCTGCGAGGTGGCCTGTGGAGTCCTGCACCTGCATCGCAACAACTATGTGCACAG TGACCTGGCCCTCAGGAACTGCCTGCTCGCGGCCGACCTGACGGTGAAAATCGGCGACTACGGCCTGTCCCACGGCAAATACAGA GAAGACTACTTTGTGACTGCCGACCAGCTGTGGGTACCGCTGCGCTGGATCGCGCCCGAGCTGGTGGACGAGGTGCACTGTAACCTGCTGGTGGTGGACCAGACCAAGGCCAGCAACGTGTG GTCCCTGGGCGTGACCATCTGGGAGCTCTTTGAGCTGGGCGCACAGCCCTACCCCCACCACTCCGACCGGCAGGTGCTGGCCTACGCAGTCCGAGAGCAGCAGCTGAAGCTCCCCAAGCCCCAGCTGCAGCTGACGCTGTCTGACCGCTG GTACGAGGTGATGCAGTTCTGCTGGCTGCAGCCTGAACAGCGGCCCACGGCCGAGGAGGTGCACCTGCTGCTGTCCTACCTCTGTGCCAAGGGCGCCACTGAGGCGGAGGAAGAATTTGAGCGGCGCTGGCGCTCGCTGCGGCCAGGCGGGGGTGGCgcaggccctgggctggcagGCCTGGCTCTGGGGGGCGCGGGCGAGCTGGCCTCCGCCTCGTCCTTCCCGCTGCTGGAGCAGTTCGCAGGCGACGGCTTCCACGCGGACGGGGACGACGTGCTGACGGTGACCGAGACGAGTCGCGGCCTCAACTTCGAGTACAAGTGGGAAGCGGGCCGCGGCGCCGAGGCCTTCCCACCCCCCGGGGCTGCAGCGAGCCCTAGCCGCACCGCTTGCCTGCAGGAGCTGTGTGCCGCTGACGGTGCGCCCCCGGGCGTGGTGCCTGTGCTCAGTGCGCACAGCCCCTCGGTGGGCAGCGAGTACTTCATCCGGCTGGAGGAGCCGATACCCGCCGCCGGCCACGACCCTGACTGCGCCGGCTGCACCCTCAGCCCCCATGCCGTGGACCTGCTCCCCGATGGTGGTGACCAGGACAATGACTCGGAGGGCAGCGCGGCCACCTCGCTGGCCATGGAGCCCCTGCTGGGCCATGTGCCACCCCCAGAGGGGTCCTGGGGCCGCTGTGACTACTACCTGCATGGGAGCTGTGCCCGGGAACCGTCCTGTCCTCTGAGCTCGCCTTCACCCGGGACCCTCGTGCTGGCGGAGCCCAGGGAGGAGGACGCCGACTGGGGCACAGCTGCCTTCTGCCCACCCTTCTTGGAGGACCCAGTGGGCACGTCCCCCTCGGGCGGGGAGGAGATGGGGGCCACCGAGGCCTGCAGGGCCGCCCAGCCCAGACACTGGAGCTCCAACGTGTCCGCCAACAACAGTGGCAGCCGAGCACCAGGCTCCTGGGACCCGGGACACGTGGCTGGCTGCATGGACTGCTGCCCTGGCCCAGAGCACACCTTACGGGCTGCCCCGGAGCTAGGCGGTCCCCTGGCCCTAGAGGACCCCACAGAGCCTCTCCTTGGGTCAAAGGGGGCCTCCTCTGGCCAGGAGCTAGGCCGCTGCTTTGGCCTTCCTCATCTGTGTCCTGCTGAGGGCCTGGCACCAGCCATCTGCCTGGTGACGTCCTCCCGGACAGAGGCAGCCATTAGCCAGGCTAACAGCCCCCAGATGGAGCCCAGGCTTGCTGAGGAAGCTGAGGGCTCTGCCAGACCTCAGCTACCCCTTTCCTCTGTCCCAGCCCCATCCCAAGAGGGAGCCCTGCTTCCTGCCGAGGCGGTCAGTGCCCTCGACACCCTGCCCGCCTTGCCCACGcctgctggcagctgggagacTGCCACGGAGGCAGCCCAGACCCCAGACAGCTACAGGGTTTCCCCTGAGCTGGGGGCGCCCATCAGTGAGGATGAGGACATGACAGAGGCCACTTCTGGTGTCTTCGCTGATTTGTCCAGCGATGGCCCACTGGCTGAGAAGCCAGACGTGACTCTGGCCTTCCGCTCTTTGCAGAAGCAGGCGGGGACCCCTGACTCTGGGGACTCCCTGGATATCCCACCTTCAGCCGGTGATGGTGGTGGCTGTGAGGTCTTCAGCCCATCAGGTATTGGCACTCCCGGCGGGCAGCCCCGAGCCCTGGACAGTGGCTATGACACAGAGAACTACGAGTCCCCTGAGTTTGTGCTCAAGGAGGCACACGAGCCATGTGAGCCTGAGGCCTGTGGGGAGCTGGTCTCCGAGGAGGACAGCCCTGGGCCTGAGACTCAGCTCTCCACCTCTCTTGGTGGCCTTGGCCAGAAGAACCCCTACCGTGACTCAGCCTACTTTTCGGACCTGGATACAGAGCCTGACTGCACTTCGGGCCcccaggagaagggaggaggtgaCTTGACCTCCAGGTTAGAGCTGGACCTGGAGAGCTCTGGGCTGCGGGCCGCACAGCCCTCCCCTGAGTCTGGTGTGGCTGGGGGGACGCGAGGCACTGGTCCCAGAGAGGTGCTGCCGCTGCTGCCTGAGGACTTTTCTCCAGGGCCAAGTACATGCCCGGAGGGCCCCAGACCGGACCCTCCCTGGCCCCAGGGCCCCGCCCAAGGGCCTCCAGTGCCCAGCCCCGGGGGTTCCAAGATTTTCCTGCTGACCCCAGTCCCGCTGAGCTCAGAGAGCCACCTCCCTGAGCTCCAGGAGGCCCCAGTACTGCCGTCCGGACCCGCCCAGCAGGAACGGACAGGGAGCCCGGGTGCCCCCAGGACCCCACTCTGCCTGGCCCTGCCGGGACTGCCCGCAGCCCCGGAGGGCCGGtcggaggaggaagaggaggacagcGAGGAGAGCGATGAGTCGGATGAAGAGCTCCGCTGCTACAGCATCCAGGAGCCCAGCGAGGAGAGCGAGGAAGAGGCGCCTCCCGTGCCCGTGGTGGTGGCCGAGAGCCAGAGCGCGCGCAACCTGCGCAGTCTGCTCAAGATACCCAGCCTGTTGTCGGAGGCCTTCTGCGAGGACCTGGAGCGCAAGAAGAAAGCCGTGTCCTTCTTCGACGACGTCACCGTCTACCTCTTCGACCAG GAAAGCCCCACCCGGGAGCTCGGGGAACCCTTCCCTGGAGCCAAGGAGTCACCCCCCGCATTCCTGGCGGGCGGCCCCCGCTCCCCCAGCGCCCCCGGCCGGCCGCGGCGGGCAGACCGCTCCCCCGACGGCTCCGCGGCGGAAGAGG GTGGAGGGCTCGCGTGGGACGACGGCTTCCCGCCGACGCCGGCCCCGGAGGCCGCCCGGCCGGCTCCCGCCGCGCCTCCCAAGCAGACCACACCCGGCCCCTTCTCGCGCTTCACCGTGTCGCCTGCGCCCGCGTCCCGCTTCTCCATTACGCACGTCTCCGACTCGGACGCCGGGTCCGTGGGAG GCCCTGTAGCCGGTGCCGGGGGCAACTGTAAAGAGGCTTGA